The Chrysemys picta bellii isolate R12L10 chromosome 5, ASM1138683v2, whole genome shotgun sequence genome includes a window with the following:
- the SFRP2 gene encoding secreted frizzled-related protein 2: MYQGYWSLFLIFIASHCIGSVKGLFLFGQPEFSYKRSNCKPIPASLLLCRGIEYPNMRLPNLLGHETIQEVLEQAGAWIPLVQKQCHPDTRKFLCSLFAPVCIDDLDETIQPCHSLCEQVKDSCAPVMSAFGFPWPDMLDCSRFPQDNDLCIPPASSDHVLPTPREAPKVCDACKNKNEDDNDIVENLCKNDFALKIKVKEITYINGDTKITPETKSKTIYKLNGVTERDLRKTVLWLKGGLQCTCDEMNDINAPYLVMGQRQAGELVITSVKRWQKGQRAFKRFSRSIRKLQC; this comes from the exons ATGTACCAGGGATACTGGTCTCTGTTCCTGATCTTTATCGCCTCCCACTGTATAGGGTCCGTCAAAGGGCTCTTTCTTTTTGGCCAGCCCGAGTTCTCATACAAGAGGTCCAACTGCAAACCTATCCCCGCCTCCCTGTTGTTGTGCCGCGGTATCGAGTACCCAAACATGAGGCTGCCCAATCTGCTGGGGCATGAAACTATCCAGGAGGTTCTggagcaggctggagcctggatcCCTCTAGTTCAGAAGCAGTGCCACCCGGACACCAGAAAGTTCCTATGCTCGCTCTTTGCGCCCGTCTGCATTGATGACCTGGATGAGACCATTCAGCCTTGCCATTCGCTCTGTGAGCAGGTGAAGGACAGTTGCGCCCCAGTTATGTCTGCCTTCGGCTTCCCCTGGCCTGATATGCTGGATTGCAGCCGCTTCCCCCAGGACAACGACCTATGCATCCCCCCGGCTAGCAGCGACCACGTCCTCCCTACCCCCAGAGAAG CACCAAAGGTCTGCGATGCCTGCAAAAACAAGAACGAAGATGACAACGATATCGTGGAAAACCTTTGCAAAAATGACTTTG CCCTGAAGATAAAAGTGAAGGAGATCACATACATCAATGGGGACACCAAGATCACCCCTGAAACAAAGAGCAAAACCATCTACAAGCTGAATGGGGTgacggaaagggatctgaggaAGACAGTGCTCTGGCTCAAAGGTGGCCTGCAGTGTACCTGTGATGAGATGAATGACATAAATGCACCCTATTTAGTGATGGGACAAAGGCAGGCCGGGGAGCTGGTGATCACCTCCGTGAAGCGGTGGCAGAAAGGGCAGCGGGCATTCAAACGATTCTCCCGCAGCATCCGCAAACTGCAATGCTAA